ATTCTAATTTAATAGAGGTCAGGGAAGTTTATTTATTCAGTATTTCTTGCCTTGTCATGCTCAAATGTCAAATTGTGAGTCTTGCGTGATCAAGGCGACGCGTCACGCGTAGTTTAATGTAATCTATACGTCATGACTTTATgacgtaaaaatggaattgggTCTTGCATTTGATAAGAAAGGAAGGCGTTAGAAAGGTATGGGCACACTTATCTTACAATCATTCTTGGCTATCTATAGGCATTTTGAGCTTCTGATGAAATGCAAAGGGAAACCGACTTTGCCTTAAGTCCACTCACAGACTAACTGAAGTTATTGAACTTCacaataaaaatcattacTGACATGATGTTTTAGTACAAACCTTAAATTACCTTAAAGTGGCATTTATTTCAGCATTTGTCTCTAAAAAAACTTACCTAAATCCTGAGATTGATTGAGACACTTTCAATTTCATGAGTCACTCGAAAATTTTTTACCTGGGAATCTTGAAACCTTTGGGAGTTTAAGCACGGGAGATGAATTAAGGTTGTGCAATTTGACAATTCAAGACATATAAACGTCAGTAAATAATCATTTAATGCTCGTAAGAAAATCCTGTTGATAATCAACTTCACTGAAGACACTGTTAACTATCAGATGAGcgtgaatgaaaaaaacaataagatttCATTTAGTTAATCAAGGACCTGTGGCACGAGCACGACAGACACTCAGACAGGTATGTAAATAGCAGACGAGTTTAAATATTCCACGTTTCCCGTGACCAATAACactaaaatacaaatatttggaAGCGAAAGAGAGGATTCGACTTTAAGAgttaaaatacaaaagttaATCCCTTTgcgttttagttttttataaAGGCCAATTATTTCAAGGACCggcctatttatttttatgttttgaaattcgttcaaatgtttaaaaaaaataataatctcgCTCCAATTGTCTTAACTGCATCTCTAATTCTATTTTAACGTGAATAAGACCTTAAGACGTTAGCTCGATTTGTATTCGTTTCGACGTAGCATAGCTTATGATGAGATTAAGAGACAACAGTGTGGtttgattaataaaaacataatatgaaaaaaaaagaaaggggaaattcCCGTAagtttttcgggaaaaaaagagagtaaaagaaaaaagagaacgcGAATAATATCTTTACAGTTTAATGGGTCACTAATCAACTCCTAATTCCCAGTCTAAAAAGTCGAACAACGATTTCTTGATATTTGACTATGTACGCACGCTATTATTTCCGAATTGAGTGCTAAGCTGCTATTGGTTGTTCATATGCCATATGCTATATGTTCCTTCATATGAGCAGATGGGTGGAGTACAATTCTATTTTCTTATACCTTGATTGTATATTCTTTGCATAACTTCCATCAGTTACTTTCTCTGTATACATGGCTCTGGCGAATAGCCATATTTCAATGTCATTAGTTGTTATCTACTCTCCCATTTCCAATTTCGTATAAAAACGTGAACGGATCAGACTAAAATTATCAGTTTACAAACTGTATTCAGCAAGTATACTACTACTCCAAAATGAAAGTAGGAGATATTtttgtaatgttttttttcctaaaacgCATTACCTTGTACATGGCGTCAAACTTTCCATATTTTATTAGTTCTTCATCCTCGCCGCCCTTTTCGCTGTCGCTGCCGCCGATTCTTACAGGTCAGCCGAATACGCTCCCAAGTACGAAGCTCCGGCATACAAATCTACATATGAAGCCAAATACGAGGTGAGTTTGATTctataataattgaattagcgaaacatggaaattaactttcacaaataaatatttttgaagacTCCCCAACCTTACGACTTCAGCTGGGCCGTCAATGATTACTACAACGACTATTCCCATTCCGAGAGAAGCGATGGCAAAGTGACCACCGGATCATACCGTGTCGTCCTTCCCGACGGCCGCACCCAAATTGTCACCTACAAGGCCGACAGCTACGGATATGTCGCCGACGTCAAGTACACCGGTGAAGCCAAGTATCCCGAATACGTCGCAAACAACTACAAAGCTACCACCTACTCCGCTCCTGCTTACACCGCTCCCACATACACTGCCCCGGCCAAAAAGAGTCCCACCTACACCGTCACCGCTCCCACATACTCTGCCCCTGCCCCGGCCCCGGCTTACACCACCACTCCGGTCTACAAAGCCCCCGTAGTCCAGCCGCAGTACTAAATTGAATGTTGATTCAAACAATCGAAATATCTGTATCTAAacttataatttaataaaaaattcaattcgatcAAAGTACGaccataaatattttaattatggAAGAGATAAAATATTCCTGGATTCTCGGTTCTGTTTTAGAAGAGTATTGAATTCTTCCATCTTGCGAAAATTCAATGGCCGGAACAGCTCGGGATGGATTGGATCACCATAAGTTCAATACGCAGATAGAAATCTATAACTACATCTacccaaaaagtaaaaaaattcgattactTGGTCCACGGAAACACGACACCGACGGACAAGAACTGCATTCAGAATATGGAAACACAATTTAATGTGGTGACCTTGAGCGTGAAGCGCTTTCGTGGTCATCGACTTCGACATGCCTATGGAAATCCTATAAGAGCAAGAAGAAATTAATGACACCGTTAAAGCAAATTACGTACACGCAGCAAACAAAAGTTTCGTTCAGCTTCGGTTAACTTTAACATAAACCAAGTGCTGAGGTAACTGAGGatctgttattttgttttacaccAGGTAGTGAGCAAAGTAGGCATTGAAAACTTAAGCACAAGTGATTAGTCTCCAATTTCCTCAAATGCTGGAACATATGGGCAAAAACTGGGTTACCTGTCAACAGTCCCGCAGTTATAGCATGGTTATAGTCACTCACGTCGACAATCGACATCTTCTCTCTACCTTTTTACTTCAGTGACACTTTGTTGCCAGGTGAAGAACTACAGCAGTGTTGGTCCATATGAGATTGGAAATTTACTATTACTAAATTACTCTTTgggtgaaacaaaatgtacAGCAGTCCAGCTTCAGTAATTAGGGTTGGTGTAGCTGATGCTGGATGCtagatttctctttctctggtGCTCCACgaacaataaaatcaatttcaacaatCACATCGTAACTTTTGAGATCCAGACATTACCTTGTTGTTGTATTTGAGTCAGCATTTCTCAAAGCACTCATagtgaaaatttgaaatccagCACGACTGCTTCTTGTACTGGAAGTTTGGAGGACATAGTGCACCTAGTTCCTGGACTGCTTCTTGCACAAATGTCGTTTGGTAATCCTGTAAAGGTTAAAACATTTCCTTCACTTGACTGCTTTGTTATAACCACATGTTAGAGACAGGCAGCACAAGCAGATAAAACATTGAGAACCT
This region of Daphnia pulex isolate KAP4 chromosome 9, ASM2113471v1 genomic DNA includes:
- the LOC124201846 gene encoding adhesive plaque matrix protein-like isoform X1; this translates as MKFFILAALFAVAAADSYRSAEYAPKYEAPAYKSTYEAKYETPQPYDFSWAVNDYYNDYSHSERSDGKVTTGSYRVVLPDGRTQIVTYKADSYGYVADVKYTGEAKYPEYVANNYKATTYSAPAYTAPTYTAPAKKSPTYTVTAPTYSAPAPAPAYTTTPVYKAPVVQPQY
- the LOC124201846 gene encoding adhesive plaque matrix protein-like isoform X2 encodes the protein MKFFILAALFAVAAADSYRSAEYAPKYEAPAYKSTYEAKYETPQPYDFSWAVNDYYNDYSHSERSDGKVTTGSYRVVLPDGRTQIVTYKADSYGYVADVKYTGEAKYPEYVANNYKATTYSAPAYTAPTYTAPAKKSPTYTVTAPTYSAPAPAPAYTTTPVYKAPVVQPQY
- the LOC124201846 gene encoding cuticle protein 19-like isoform X4 yields the protein MKFFILAALFAVAAADSYRSAEYAPKYEAPAYKSTYEAKYETPQPYDFSWAVNDYYNDYSHSERSDGKVTTGSYRVVLPDGRTQIVTYKADSYGYVADVKYTGEAKYPEYVANNYKATTYSAPAYTAPTYSAPAPAPAYTTTPVYKAPVVQPQY